TTTGCTTGGTACcttatagaaaaaataatactaatttcCACCAGCATCTTGAAAGGATTGCCAAATTAACAGCTGGATATCTTTCCACAGCTGGAGGAGTATCATACCTACCATAAAACGCTAAGAAGTggacaatatttaataatgcttacacaaaaatgtacaaacacGTCGCTTTAGCATTATAAAAGTTGCTATTGCCGGACAACAGATTTGTCTGTTTGATTCACACGTCTTTGggcttatatataatatatacaaggGCCTGACAATAGGTCCTTAAAAAAATGAAGCTAGCATTAGCAGTAAAGATTAAATGTGAACGATGTATACGACTTTATATCGTCTGAGAAATCCTGTCAGTTCATGTAGGCTAGGAGGCTAGCTTTAGCACTGAAGaccattattattaatgcacatGAATATGAAACCCTCTATGTCAGGTTAGCACATTTTAGTTAGTAGGaaagtttattaatgtttattgatGTGACACAATCCTCTTAGATATCCTGTCAGTTGATGTTATGTagaaagctagctagctacaacaatagaaatatactgtatatatgcactaaataataaataatattgctATAGTATTGAATATCATtcgtaaatataaataaaacaatcctTTCAAGTTAGAACATGCTGATAAAGCTATAGCCAGCTAATGCTATCAGTAAAAAATGTAACCACTTATTAGAGTCAAAATCCTTTCAGTATTTCTGCCAGGTTAGGACATGCTAGATACATATCAGGCTTTAGCAATGGCAAAACAATCCACGGGTAAttacatgctttaaaaaaatcctttcaaTATTCCTGCCACATTAGCTGAGCTAAGCTAGCTGGCTaaaaatttgaatatttattaatgacttAAAATCCTGTTAGCTTATATTAACTTAACAGCTCTCTTCAGCTTTGAATAATATAattcatgaatataaataaaaaaaatggcaagTTAGTACATTAGCTAttgtaatgaaaaataatactaaAGATTTTAACCATTAATTAAGTTAAACTGAGGTAAAATCTTCTCAGAATTCCCATTAGGTTACCTCGTGTTAGCTAGACATGTTAGGCATTAGCATTGACAAATATAATTTATGGAAATATATTTCAGATCCTGTCAGATAGCTGATGAatcataaattaaaaagaaatcctTAGAATTGTCAAGTTATTTCCTCAGCTATCTGGCTAAAGTTATCAGTAAATATTTCTGATCATTTATTAATATGATTCAGAAATCCTGCCAGCCCATGTTAGCTAGGTTGCTAGCTTTAGCAATGACAAATTattcatgaatataaatgaataatcctttaaaaaatgttttatggacATTACTATAATTTAGAGCAGTTATGTTAGGATGTCTTGTTTGCTAGCTCGCTAACAATGTGTTAAAATATACAACTATAGAGAAAGTCCATGTCTTCTTTATATAGTCTTGACTACTagaagcaaaataataataaatctataaaaaacacagacaaaacatgTACAAACAAGATAGATTTTATTTAGCCCTAGCATGCTAGCACGGATATTGTACAATTCAGATCCATTCATATCTCTGCAATAACAAAATTATGAATGTTTTCAAGTTACATCCAAAAAGTGTGATGTTGATGGTCACCGATTCCTGATTCAACCAGCACAGGAGAAACATACCGAGGTCGAGACAACACTCGACGTCGGTTACGGACATTTGGCGTCAATCGCACCAGTGAAGATGTACACGTTAAAAcagaactaaaaataaaaaactttcgGATAGAAACGGCAGCGTGTGGAAGAGCGAGGAAAGCGATCGTCCGTCCGTGGCGTCTCGGGCTGAAGGTTTCCTCTGAGGCAGGAGTAAAGTCAGCGCATCGCTCTCCATCATCTTCCACCTAGAGAAAGAAAGGCCATGTTTAcatcttcatttattttagacgTAAGCGAGTTTAGTTAAGCTGATACTAACTAAGTCTAAAATGGTTGTCATCATGGTTACAGTGTGAGTACCACACGATAGATTTCAACATATATACGTTGCTGCCGTATGTCACATTTcagttggggtgtgtgtgtgtgtgtgtgtgttggtcgtgttctgtatatttataaactaCAGATTttcataatttaaataattattattattagggtaaCATTTATACAAGATTTAAACGCctacataatttttttcttaatataaTGTGTGAAATAATTTCATGTGGAACTTCAGTAAACAAATAcactttaaataattatttaaacattaaaaaaaggctaaatATTACATTATCAAAATCATGCATTGTTTAATAAATCACtacttacagtaaataaatttaataaaaaaaagaatatataaataatataaatatgaatgtttactacagtatatatatatgtatatatatatacacatatatatacacatacatacacacacgtatatacctatacgtatatttatatatataaatataaaaattaataaatcatattCAACACTGCAAaggataaatatatacacatatttttaatcatttttaaaattttcaagATTGTTTATTAACACCATATCATTGGCTTCCTGGGAAGTGTTTGCGAATGTATTATAATAAAGCAACGATATCTAACATCACAAAATCCTGTAGTtaaataagttatttatttatttatattttgataGTACAAGGTCATATTTTGCAGGTCGATCCACAGAGCATCACTCACCTCTGAATCCACGGCCTCCTCCaaatcctcctcctcttcctcctcctcctcgtccacCTCTGAACCCTCCACCTCGACCTCCGCCAAATCCTCCTCCgcgaccaccaccaccacctcggCCCCCTCGGaacccacctacacacacagtcatcattccctcacacactcctgcataATATCTCAGTTCTCTATATCCCTAAATTCCCaagatatttgtgtgtgtgtgttcatacctCCTCGTCCTCCCCCTCGTCCTCCCCCTCTGCCTCCTCGTGGTGGTCCTTTCTCACCCGGGGGTCTCGGGAGGAATCTCTGAAGCGGCAGCAGCTTCGCAGGGTCGACATAgaactaaaaaaacacaagaacatTAAGATGAAGTGAAGCAGAATTTAAActcttataaaaatgtataaaaatacagaaaaatgagCTGCAAAACATGCAAAGTTACATGAAatgtacatgcatacatataaacacagaggtAAGTggatttcttatttaattttatataactaACCTGctacaaaattattggcacccccgGTAAAAGAGGGTAGGGAATGTTTAAAAACCTCCCACGGTTAATTAAGAGAGATCATTTTGTGAAAATCTGAGCAAACCTGACACAAGGGCACCAATAGTACTGAATTCTTACTGAATTTCCCCCAAATGTTTTCTTCAGCGTATATTCAGGAAAACGTAATCAAATAAAAACGCTATACTTCTTGTTTAGGCCTAGTGACTTAGGTTGCTCttagaattaatattaataacaaacaaaatcatcAATTCACATCTACACACCTTCTGTAATTTCTTGAACGACGAGGCCTTCATGTTTTGTGACAGTTTGACTGAAAAATACTGCAGCGGTAATTAAGGAACATCGTGAGAAACGTCACAACACTAAAGAAGTTAAAGAAGCTCAGGTGTGGATTAATGTggacaagaaataaaataatatacaaaggaTACAAAGTCTCTGAGCTGGCCGAAGATCTCGTCCACTTTGCCGATCTGCTCCTTGTTCTCTAGATACACCGGAGCGTTGAAGTAGGGCACCTTGTTTTCCTCcgtcacacacttacacacaatgtCGTCCTCACACGGGTGCATGAACTCTCCcagtgctgcacacacacacacacacacacacacacacacacacacacacaaacctacatcacaacacaaaccAGCAGCACAAGTGCGTCATTGTTgcataaaatcacacaaacaaagTGAACTGAAACCTCAAGCATCATACCGACAACATGTTCTGGAGGTCCATAATCCTGCTGTCTGTTaaatcctcctcttcctccaaatcctcctcctcttcctccaaatcctcctcctcctcctcttcctccaaatcctcctcctcctcttcctcctctactgaatcctcctcctcctcggcCTCCTCTTCCACCTCCT
The Tachysurus vachellii isolate PV-2020 chromosome 13, HZAU_Pvac_v1, whole genome shotgun sequence genome window above contains:
- the gar1 gene encoding H/ACA ribonucleoprotein complex subunit 1, with amino-acid sequence MSFRGGGGRGGRGGGGFSRGGRGGGGFGGRGGGGGFGGRGGGFGGRGGFNRQQDYGPPEHVVALGEFMHPCEDDIVCKCVTEENKVPYFNAPVYLENKEQIGKVDEIFGQLRDFYFSVKLSQNMKASSFKKLQKFYVDPAKLLPLQRFLPRPPGEKGPPRGGRGGGRGGGRGGGFRGGRGGGGGRGGGFGGGRGGGFRGGRGGGGRGGGFGGGRGFRGGR